One Faecalicatena sp. Marseille-Q4148 DNA window includes the following coding sequences:
- the spoIIAB gene encoding anti-sigma F factor: MRDTNEMEIRFDSCSENEGFARVAVAAFLTQLNPTVEEVSDVKTAVSEAVTNAVIHGYEGKTYREDGTCRQIQIHCQIRKKTIQIQVSDEGVGIEDVQKAMEPMYTTKPELDRSGMGFAFMEAFMDEVKVESDPGRGTKVTMAKTIGKGRNIWTAQSH; this comes from the coding sequence ATGAGAGACACCAATGAAATGGAGATCAGGTTTGACAGCTGTTCAGAAAATGAAGGATTTGCAAGAGTAGCCGTGGCGGCGTTTTTAACCCAGCTAAATCCTACGGTGGAGGAAGTTTCCGATGTGAAAACAGCAGTTTCCGAGGCGGTAACAAATGCGGTAATCCACGGATATGAAGGAAAGACTTATCGGGAAGACGGGACGTGCCGTCAGATACAGATTCACTGTCAGATTCGGAAGAAGACGATACAGATCCAGGTTTCAGATGAAGGAGTAGGAATCGAAGACGTGCAAAAAGCAATGGAGCCGATGTATACAACGAAGCCGGAACTGGACCGATCCGGCATGGGATTTGCGTTTATGGAGGCGTTTATGGATGAAGTCAAAGTTGAGTCAGATCCGGGCAGGGGAACAAAGGTTACGATGGCAAAAACAATCGGAAAAGGAAGGAACATATGGACCGCACAATCTCACTGA
- a CDS encoding stage V sporulation protein AB, producing the protein MMPNWAAQILLGMIGFSGGVAIAGGLFSFIIGLGMISEFADRTRTGDKVLLYEECVALGGILGNIFFLYRLNIPGGMVLLPIFGLCAGIFVGCWSMALAEILNIFPIFVRRVKILKGIPWLIAGIAFGKGIGAVIFYANRW; encoded by the coding sequence ATGATGCCGAATTGGGCGGCGCAGATTCTGCTTGGAATGATTGGTTTTTCAGGCGGAGTTGCAATTGCCGGAGGGCTGTTTTCATTTATTATCGGACTTGGCATGATTTCCGAATTTGCAGATCGGACCCGTACCGGTGATAAGGTATTATTATATGAAGAATGTGTTGCACTCGGAGGGATTTTAGGAAATATTTTTTTCCTGTATCGTTTGAACATTCCGGGAGGTATGGTTCTTTTGCCGATATTCGGATTATGTGCAGGGATCTTTGTAGGATGCTGGTCTATGGCGCTGGCGGAAATCCTGAATATTTTTCCAATTTTTGTCAGGAGAGTAAAAATTCTCAAAGGGATTCCCTGGCTTATTGCCGGGATTGCCTTTGGAAAAGGAATTGGAGCAGTGATATTTTATGCGAATCGCTGGTAG
- a CDS encoding SigF/SigG family RNA polymerase sporulation sigma factor has product MDRTISLIKQSHDGDETARAQLVEENMGLVWCIVKRFCGRGTEPEDLFQIGSIGLLKAIDKFNLDFEVKFSTYAVPMIAGEIRRFLRDDGMIKVSRSLKELSYKAHLIRERLQEELGRDATVQELAQELGVPEEELTMALESSGEVESIYKPVYQKDGNEIQLVDRLMEKEGHEEQILNKIVLGGLLETLKKEERRLIYLRYFKNQTQTQVGKELGISQVQVSRMEKKILLYLRSQM; this is encoded by the coding sequence ATGGACCGCACAATCTCACTGATCAAACAATCTCACGATGGGGATGAGACAGCGAGAGCACAGCTAGTGGAAGAAAATATGGGACTTGTCTGGTGTATTGTAAAACGTTTCTGCGGACGCGGGACAGAGCCGGAAGATTTGTTTCAGATTGGAAGTATCGGACTTTTGAAAGCGATTGATAAGTTCAACCTGGATTTTGAGGTGAAATTTTCTACCTATGCAGTTCCGATGATTGCAGGAGAAATCAGGAGGTTTTTGAGAGATGACGGGATGATCAAGGTAAGCAGGTCATTGAAAGAACTTTCTTACAAGGCACATTTGATACGGGAGAGACTTCAGGAAGAACTGGGAAGAGACGCAACGGTACAGGAGTTGGCGCAAGAGCTTGGTGTGCCGGAAGAGGAGCTTACGATGGCGCTTGAGTCTTCGGGAGAAGTGGAATCCATCTATAAGCCGGTGTATCAAAAAGATGGAAATGAAATCCAGCTTGTAGACAGGCTTATGGAAAAAGAAGGCCATGAAGAACAGATTTTAAATAAGATTGTATTGGGAGGCCTTTTGGAAACGCTGAAGAAGGAAGAACGGCGGCTGATTTATCTGCGGTATTTCAAAAATCAGACGCAAACACAGGTTGGAAAAGAGCTTGGGATCTCCCAGGTGCAGGTATCGCGGATGGAAAAGAAAATCCTGCTCTATCTGCGAAGTCAGATGTAG
- a CDS encoding stage V sporulation protein AA, translating to MAGKTTVYLKAEQCIEVKKPDVTVGDLMAVECTDPIMLSKIKTIKVLKINAKEQRRYVMSILRVIELIHRQYPEVDIQNLGAQDMIIVYEKQQTPNKLFHLCKTAAVVLISFVGAAFSIMAFQNDVAMAKLFGQVYELLTGSPSDGFTILELTYSVGLTIGILIFFNHFGGRKFAVDPTPMEVEMRLYENDIQTTLIQNYSREQVEIDAGEPHPKGRGGSV from the coding sequence ATGGCGGGGAAGACGACAGTTTATCTGAAGGCGGAACAATGTATTGAAGTGAAGAAGCCGGATGTGACGGTAGGAGATCTTATGGCGGTAGAATGTACAGATCCCATTATGCTGTCAAAGATTAAAACAATAAAAGTACTGAAAATCAATGCGAAAGAACAGAGAAGATATGTGATGAGTATTCTTAGGGTAATTGAGTTGATTCACCGGCAGTATCCGGAAGTAGATATCCAGAATCTTGGAGCACAGGATATGATTATTGTCTATGAGAAACAACAAACACCAAACAAGCTGTTCCATCTGTGTAAAACAGCGGCGGTAGTGCTGATTTCCTTTGTGGGAGCAGCATTTTCGATTATGGCTTTCCAAAATGATGTGGCTATGGCGAAGTTATTTGGACAGGTTTATGAGCTGCTGACAGGCAGTCCTTCGGATGGATTTACTATTTTGGAACTTACTTACAGTGTTGGTCTTACGATTGGGATCTTAATCTTTTTCAATCATTTTGGCGGACGCAAGTTTGCAGTAGATCCAACACCGATGGAAGTGGAAATGCGTCTCTATGAAAACGACATCCAGACAACTTTGATTCAAAACTATTCAAGGGAACAGGTAGAGATCGATGCAGGAGAACCGCATCCGAAGGGAAGAGGAGGAAGCGTATGA
- a CDS encoding anti-sigma factor antagonist (This anti-anti-sigma factor, or anti-sigma factor antagonist, belongs to a family that includes characterized members SpoIIAA, RsbV, RsfA, and RsfB.), which yields MEYLIEENCLTIFLPPEVDHFSAETIRKEADELIRRKHIRYVIFDFRDTDFMDSSGIGVIMGRYRTLCLLGGEVWAVHTNERMRKILKMSGAAKIIRVCEEEI from the coding sequence ATGGAGTATTTAATTGAAGAAAACTGTCTGACAATTTTTCTGCCGCCGGAGGTAGATCATTTTAGTGCAGAGACCATCCGTAAAGAAGCGGACGAACTGATCAGGAGAAAGCATATCCGGTATGTCATTTTTGATTTTAGGGATACAGATTTTATGGATAGTTCAGGAATCGGAGTAATTATGGGGAGATATCGGACACTCTGTTTGTTAGGAGGCGAAGTGTGGGCAGTACATACAAATGAGCGAATGCGGAAAATACTGAAGATGTCAGGTGCAGCGAAAATAATCCGGGTATGTGAGGAGGAAATTTAA
- a CDS encoding SpoVA/SpoVAEb family sporulation membrane protein, whose translation METKEEEKKAQKQKRAEAYEAYVKEKTPVHNVYTNMIKAFITGGSICVIGQGISNYCQSLGMNQEICGAWTSLLLILLSVLLTGVGLYPRIGKWGGAGALVPITGFANSVAAPAIEYKKEGQVFGVGCKIFTIAGPVILYGILTSWMLGLLYYLLGRMGVNF comes from the coding sequence ATGGAGACAAAAGAAGAGGAAAAAAAGGCACAGAAGCAAAAGAGAGCGGAAGCATATGAAGCTTATGTAAAAGAAAAAACACCGGTGCATAACGTATATACCAATATGATAAAAGCATTTATTACAGGAGGAAGTATCTGCGTAATCGGACAGGGGATTTCTAATTATTGTCAGTCACTCGGAATGAACCAGGAGATTTGTGGAGCGTGGACATCGCTTCTTCTTATTTTGCTTAGCGTATTACTGACAGGGGTGGGGCTTTATCCCAGAATCGGGAAATGGGGCGGTGCAGGAGCTCTTGTTCCGATTACCGGATTTGCTAATTCGGTAGCGGCGCCGGCAATTGAATATAAGAAGGAAGGACAGGTCTTCGGTGTGGGCTGTAAAATATTTACGATTGCAGGTCCGGTTATCTTGTATGGAATACTGACATCGTGGATGCTTGGCCTGCTCTATTATCTTCTGGGAAGAATGGGGGTAAATTTCTGA